Genomic segment of Microbacterium hydrocarbonoxydans:
CAGCGGCACGACCTCGCCCGAGGCCCTGCCGTCGGGGTGCAGCAGATGCCCGAGGTGCTTGGTGGTGCGCAGCACGACCGAGCGGTCGGCGATGCTGACCCCGGGCAGACGCTCTTCGATGATCGCCTCCATGCGACCGACGTCCTGCAGGGTGCGTAGCCACACGGCCATGATCACGTTGTACTCGCCGACCGTGTTCGCCACGAGACGCACCTCTTCGATGCGCCCGAGCTGCACACCGATGCGGGCTGCCATCGCGGCCGGCACGCGCAGGAAGTACCACGCGTAGATCGGCCATGGCGTGTAGCGGCGGGCCACGTCGACGCGGATCGCCAGCCGACCGGACTCCCGCATCTCGGCGATCGCGTCGCGCACCCGGCGCGGGGCCATGCCCAGCCGGGTCGCGAGGTCGGTCACCCCGACGCGGCCGTCGTAGGCGAGTTCGGCGGCGATCGCCGCACGCTGCTCCGCCGACATGCGCACGGCGCCGGCCGGTGCTCGCCGCTCCAGCGCCTCGACCTGCGTGACCTCTGCGGCCGAGAGCGCGCGCAGGCGCCAGCCCCGAGCGTCGCGCACCGTCTCGGAGACCAGATGCGTGCGCATGGCGCGCACCCCGGCGACGCCGCGGATGCGCTCGAGAGTCCAGACCGCCAGCGCCTCGGCATCCGGCACTGCGAGCGTGAGGAAGATGTCTCGCCCGCCGGCTGTCAGGTCGATCGTGAACGCCTCGGCGTCGGCTCCGATGGTCTCTGCGACCGACAGCGTCTCGCCGGGGCTGCACTCGATCTCGATGAGCACGAGCGTCGCGGGGGCGCCGGCGCCGTAGCCCGTGACGTACACGATCCCCTCGGCGACGAGGCGCGCCCAGCGTCGCGAGAGCGTGCCGGCATCGGCGCCGACGATCGGGGCGAGGGCGCTCCAGCTGGCTCTCGGACTGACCTGCACGGCGTGGATCAGCCGCTGATCGAGGTCATCCAATGCGATTTCCGGCATCCGATGTGCCTTTCCGTCCGATTTCATGCACTCGCGAGGCATCTTATCGACGCTTTCCTAAAGTCTCTCCCACCCGACCCGTTCTCTTGCTCTACCGATCCTTCGCAAGGAGTCCTCATGGCCGTCACCGCACCGCCTGGCAAGACCATCTCCGGCCGCACCGCCCTTCGCGGCGCCGTCGGCTTCCTCGTCGTCATGGAACTCGGTTCCGGCATGCTGCAGGGCTGGTACCCGGTGCTGCTCGCCGCGATCGGCGAGGAGTTCGGGGTGGGCGCCGCGCAGCTCAACTGGGTCAGCGCGGCCTACATGCTCGCGACCGTCGTCTGCGTGCCGATCCTCGCCAAGCTCGGCGACCGATACGGCCACAAGAAGCTGCTGCTGATCTCGACCGCCCTCGTCGCCCTCGGATCGATCGTGGTCGCGATCGCACCGAGCTACGAGCTCTTCCTGGTCGGCCGCGCTCTGCAGGCGCCGCTCGCCGCCTTCCTGCCGCTGGAGTTCGCGATCGTCCGCGATCGCGACGAGAAGTCCGCGGGCCGATCCATCGGAAAGCTCGTCGGCGCGCTCACATTCGGCGCAGCTCTCGGAGCGCTGGGATCCGGCCTGCTGTTCGGCGCGATCGGCGACCTGCGCATCGTGCTCTGGATGCCCGCGATCTTCCTTCTCATCTGCGTGCCTGTCGTGGCGTTCCTGGTGCCCGAGACCACCGTGCGCGCGGCCGGCAAGACCGACTGGCTCGGCGCCTCGCTGCTCGGCATCGGACTCCTCGCCGCGCTGGGCGGCATCTCGAACGCCTCGGCGTGGGGCTGGACGAACCCGATCACGTGGGTCGCGATCCTCGGCGGTGTCGCTCTGCTCGTCGTCTGGGTCATGGTCGAGAAGCGCGTCGCGCACCCTCTCATCGACATCGCCCTGCTGGCCAAGGGCGGCATCGGACTGCCGATCATCATCGCGTTCCTCTTCGGCGCCCAGCTCTTCGGCGGGCAGACCGCCTCCAGCGTCTACGTGCTCAGCGATCCGGATGCCGTCGGCTTCGGTCTCGGATTCACGGCCGCCACGGTCGGCGTGATCTCGCTGGCGGCTGCGCTGTCGGCCTTCCTCGCCTCGATCGTCGGAGACCGCGTGGCCGGCCGCATCGGAGCGAAGGGTGCGATCGTGCTCGGCGGCGTGCTGGTCGGGGGCAGCTACCTCGCCTTCCTCGCCGCCCCGACCGTCGTCGCGGTGTTCGTCGGCGCCATGGTGGTCGCAGGACTCGGCAACGGCCTGCTCATCTCGGTGCTGCCGACGATCGTGGTGCGCCGCGCTCCTGCCGATTCGGTGGGCATCGCCTCGGCCCTCTACAACACTTCGCGCACCGCCGCCGGAGCCGTCGCGGGCGCCGTGTTCGCCCTGGTCATGGGCAGCTTCCTCATGACCGTCGGCACCGGTGACACCGCCGTGACCACCACCTCGTTCGACGGATACGTCGCGGTGTGGAGCATCTGCGTGGCCATCGGCGCAGCGATCGCCGTGCTCGCGCTCTTCCTCCGCGTGCCCCGCCCGGTTGTCGAGGAACCCATTCCCGTCCCCGCCGTCACCACGGCCGACCCCGTTCTCGAAGGAGAAACCGCATGACCCTCGCCGATCCCTCCACCCGCACACTGCTCGACCTCGCCGAGGCGAAGCAGCGCAGCGCAGACGCCGTGCACGCCTGGGAGCAGCGGCTCGTCGAGATCAGCCACGAGATCCACGCCGATCCCGAGATCGCGTTCGAAGAGGTGCGGGCGGCGAACCTGGTCGCGGCCGCTCTGCGCGATGCGGGCTTCACCGCCACCGTCGGCGCATTCGGCGTCGAGACCGCCATCGACGCCACCTTCGGCGACGGGGAGTTCGTGGTGGCGATCTGCGCCGAGTACGACGCTCTTCCCGGCATCGGCCATGCCTGCGGGCACAACGTCATCGCCGCCGCCGGCCTCGGGGCGGCGATCGCACTCGCGGCCATCGCCGACGACGCAGGCCTCACGGTCAAGCTGCTCGGCACGCCTGCTGAAGAGCATGGCGGCGGCAAGGTGCTCATGCTCGAGGGCGGGGCGTGGGAAGACGCCACGGTGTCGCTGATGGTGCACGGCGCGCCCGGCATCGACATCCGCTGTGAGAACTTTGCGACGCAGGCCGTCGACCGCTTCCAGATCACCTACACCGGGCGGCCCGCGCATGCCGCGGCGGCTCCCGACAAGGGCGTGAACGCGCTGGATGCCGCGACCGTGGCGCTCACCGCGATCGGGCTGCTCCGTCAGCAGCTGCCCGGAACCGTGCGCACCGCGGCCGTGATCACGCAGGGCGGTGAGGTGACGAACATCATCCCCGCGCGCGCCGTGCTGCAGGCCGAGGTGCGCTCGTTCGACCTCGACGAGCTGCGCGACGCCAAGCGACGGGTGATGGCGTGCTTCGAAGCGGGCGCGCTCGCCACGGGATGCTCGTGGGAGCAGGTGCGCACCGAGCCGCGCTACGACCCGCTGCTGCAGGAGCCCCTGCTCGCCGACGCATGGAACGACGCGCTGACCGAGCTCGGCCGCGAGCCGATCGCGTTCTCCGGAGCAGCGGGTGGATCGACCGACATGGGCAACGTCTCGCAGGTGGTGCCGTCGATCCACCCCGGCATCGCGATCATCGGATCGACGTCGGCCCCGCACACTGAAGGTTTCGCTGCGGATGCGGCGACGCCCGCCGCCGACCGCGCGGTCGTCGACGCGGCGATCGGCCTCGCGTGGGCCGCGGCCACGGCAGCGCTCACGCCGGAGTCCCGCTCCGATCTGCTCGCTCGACAGGCGGCGCGGCCGGTCGGAGCGACGACCCACCCGCAGGGCGAGGAGTGACCACGCTAACCTCTGAGACCGGTGCCCGCAGCAGCGTCTATGTCTCGGCGTTCGACCTGTTCTCGATCGGCATCGGCCCCTCGTCGTCACACACGGTGGGGCCGATGCGGGCAGGCCTCGACTTCGCTGGGCGCGTGCTGGCGCAGCATCCGAATGGCCCTCGTCGTGTGGAAGTGGTGTTGTACGGGTCACTCGCCGCGACCGGACTCGGCCATGGAACACCGGATGCCGTCGTCGCGGGGTTGGCCGGTCTCGACCCCGAGACCTGCGATCCGGCATCCGTGCGCGGAGCGTGGTCGGGGCATCCGGCGGGATCGCCGCTGCTGTTCGGCGGCGTCGTGCCGGTGGTGTTCGACAGCTCCGATGTCGTGCTCGATCCGTTCACCCGGCAGCCGGGGCACCCGAACACTCTGGTGATCCGGGCGTTCGGTCTTGGCGGGGCGTCGATCGCGGAGGAGACGTACCTCTCGGTGGGAGGCGGATTCATCCAGCGCGTCGGCGAGGTCGTCGAGAGCCTGGTCGCGGCTGACGGGATGCCGTCGTTCCGCACCGCTGCGGAGCTGCTCTCGCTGTGCGGTGATGGTCGGTCGATCGCTGACGTCGCCCGGGCCGGGGAAGTGGCTCTGCGCAGCGACGATGCCATCGACGCGGGGTTGGACGCGATCTGGAACGCCATGCGCGAGTGCGTCGAGGCGGGGCTGGATGCGGAGGGAGTGCTGCCGGGTGGGCTTCGCGTGCCCCGGCGGGCGCGCTCCATGCGCGGCAGCATCCTGCGTGCGGAAGAGGCCGGACGCCCCGTCACCTCCGACTGGCTGCAGGCGTTCGCGCTCGCTGTGAACGAGGAGAACGCGGGGGGCGGACGCGTGGTCACCGCGCCCACGAACGGTGCCGCCGGCATCCTGCCCGCTGTGCTCATGTACTACTCGCGGTTCGAGCCGGGTGCGGATGCCGAGGGGGTGCGGGCCTTCCTGCTGACCGCCGCCGCGATCGGCTCGCTCATCAAGGCGAACGCGTCGATCTCGGGTGCCGAGGGCGGATGCCAGGCCGAAGTCGGGTCCGCGTGCGCGATGGCGGCCGCGGGGTTGTGCGCCGTGCTGGGCGGCACCCCGCAGCAGGTCGAGAACGCGGCAGAGATCGCGATGGAGCACCACCTCGGGCTCACGTGCGACCCGATCGCGGGTCTCGTGCAGATTCCCTGCATCGAGCGCAACGCCGTCGCCGCGTCAACCGCCGTCACGGCGGCCCGCCTCGCCTTGCACGGTGACGGCAGCCACGTGGTGTCGCTCGATGCCGTGATCGAGACGATGCGCCAGACCGGCGCCGACATGAGCGACAAGTACAAGGAGACGAGCCGCGGTGGGCTCGCGGTGAACGTCGTGGAGTGCTGAGGCCACCCCGCTCCCGCTCTCGGTCGTTGAGCGAGCCCGGCGGAGCCGAGCGAGACGAAACGTGGTGACGTTCTGAGGTCGGCTCGCGACGTTTCGTCTCAGTCGACTTCGTCGTCTTCGCTCAACGACCGGGATTCGTCGGTCGTTGAGCGAGCCCGGCGCAGGCCCGTCCTCCCCGGTCGTTGAGCGAGCCCGGCGGAGCCGAGCGAGACGAAACGTGGTGAGGTTTCGAGGTCGGCTTCCGACGTTTCGTCTCAGTCGACTTCGTCGTCTTCGCTCAACGACCGGGACCCTCCGCCCTTCGTCGTCTTCGCTCAACGACCGGGACCCGTCGGTCGTCGTCTTCGCTCGACGAGCGCGCCCCCCGTCTCCCACCGCCCCTCGGGGAGCGGAGCGAGACGGAGGGCGCTCTACAGTCGCGGGTTACTCCCCTTCTCGCAGCACCGTCTCGACGGTGTTGCCCGAGTAGTCCTCGAGCACTGCCACGACGCGGCTGGTGTTCGACGCGAGCTGGGGGCTCATCGCGGCGAGGGTCGTGCGACCGCGGATGATGTACGGGCGCGGACCCTGGCTGTACGTCGTGTCGAAGTTCAGCGGCTGCCCGTCCTCGAGAATCGTGAGCGTGCTCCAGTCAGACGCTGTCGGACGCGTGATCACCATGCTGCGATCGCCGAACGTCACGGCGTCGGCGGGATACGCCTCGATCGTGGTGTCGACGAGTGCGCCGCGCAACGTCGCCGCGACGTGGTTGCCCTTCGTCGCGATCTCGATCACATATTCCGTGCCGTCCTGCGGCAGGCCCGTCAGGGTCGCCGTGGTGCGGTTCGGCTTCACGCCCGTCGTGGCGAGGGTCTCGCCCGAGGTCGAGCGCACGGTGATGTCGGCGGCGCTGCGTCCTCGCTCGGCCGGGGTCCACGAGACGGTCAGCTCGTCGCCCGACTGCTCGGCCGTGATGCCGGTGACGGCCTTGGTCACGTCGAAGCGCTGCGTCGCCGCCTCGCTGCGCGTGCCGTCGGGCGCCACGGCGATCAGCCGCAGCTCTCCGCTGCGAGCCGGCATGTTCTTGACGTACATGCGCTCGTCGTAGCCGCCCACCAGGAACTCGTCGTCGAGGAAGAGCTCGTACCGTCGCACGTCGTCATACGAGGCGAGGTCCCATGAGACATACGCCTCACCCGTGTCGGGCAGGTACTCGTCGACGGCCAGTCCGCTCGGAGCATCCGGAGTCTGCGGGGTGCCGTCGAGCACGCGCATCGCGCCGACGTTCACCTGGTAGTCGGCGATCGTCGCGGCACCCGCACCCGTCGTCAGACCCAGCGTGACGATCCGGTCGCCCTCGTGGTCGCCGAGGTCGACGCTCGCCGTGGTCCATCCGTCGGTCGCCTGACCGCTGCCGACGACCGGCAGCTCGACGACCTCATCCGGTGCCGAGGCGAGAACCGCCGCGAGCCGCAGCTCCGAGTCGTCGGTGCGCGGCTTGGCGTAGGTGACCTCGACGGTCGACGCCGAGGTCACCTCGAGGTCGGTCTGGAACAGGCGCACTGTGGCATCCGCATCCAGCGACCCGCTCAGCACGAGCGAGCTGCCGCCGGAGTAGCCGCCGATCGGCTGGTACGAGAACCGCTCGGCCGAGACGTACTCGGGGCCGTAGTCGTAGTCGGCGACGATGGGCGTCGCGCTCGTCGAGTCGACCCACCACTGCCAGGTCGTCGGGATGTCCTGGCGGTTGATGTCGCCCCACTCGGCCTCGCTCGTGACCGAGCCCTCGGTCCAGTTCGCCAGCCCATGACCGGTGTTGAACGAGGTGGCGAAGGTCGTGCCGTCGATCACCGAGCGCTCGGCGATGTACTTCGAGACGCCGTCCCATCCTTCTTCGGGCGTCGTCGAGCCGGTCGACGATCCCGTCCACCAGCGGCGCTCGCGGTCGAAGACCTCCCACTGCATCGCGTCGTCGGTCTTGTTCGCGTAGTCGGACGAGACGAAGTCGGCGCCGAGCGTCGCGATCGACGTCTTCGGGGTGCCGGTCTCGTCAAAGATCTGGTCGAGGTCGTACTCCTGGTCGAACTGGTCGCCACCGGCCTCGACGCCGGCGTACACGGTCTCGTACGGGTCGAGCCCGAGCGACACCGCGTGGTCGCGCGATGCCGTGAGCATGTCGGCGTTCCACCAGTAGTTGAGGAACATCGAGTCCGAGACGCGGCCCTGCTCGGCATCCTGCACCCACGGGCTGTTCACGGCGTTGAACTCGTTCTGGTACCGCAGCTCGCCCGAGGGGCTGTCGGTCGAGTCGTACCACTGCACGTACACGCCGCCGGCGCGCAGCGCCTTCACGAACTCCTTGTACACGGGCACGTCGGCCGCGGCCACTCCGGCCGACTCCTCCTGGTTGATGAAGTACCCGTCGAAGCCGAAGTACTCCGCCATCTCGATGAGCTTGTCGGCCACGGGGAAGCCGCCGTCGGCATCGCGCACGAGCAGCTCGCGGTAGCTCTGGTCGCCTCGGTCGTTCGTCGAGAAGAAGATGCATCCGAGCGACAGAGCGCCGTTGGCGTGCGCGGCGTTGGTGTAGGCCGGGTTGGGCAGGTTCAGCATCCCGAACTCGAACCACTTCTGCGTCCACTCCAGCGACGGGTCATAGAGCTCGGGCGGCGTGCCGGCGCTGGCCATGCCGTGCCACGGCGCATAGATGTCGGTGTACTGCCAGAAGTTGAAGAGGTACTGGCTGAACTCGTTGGTCTGCTGGTGACTCTCGAAGAACGCGTTGCCGTAGTCGCCGGCCAGAGTGAGCATCTGGGTGTCGGGCGATAGACCGGGGTTCCGCTGCGTCTCGGCGTTCGGGTCGTTGCGCTGCTGCAGCGGCACATGCGATCGCAGCATCTCGGCGTAGGGGTCGGATGCCGGGTCCCAGTCGAGCACATCCGGGGCGGTGTAGCCGTGCTGATAGGGCTGGTTGGCGCCGACGGCGCTGTCGCCCTCCCACGGCAGGGTGTCGGAGGCGTAGGCGCCCGTGGCCACGAGAGTCAGGGCGACGGAGGCGCCGGTGGTCGCGAGTGCGCAGCGCCGCAGGCGGGCGGCGCGCGAGGGGGTGCGGGATGGGGTCATGACGGTTCTCCTCGTTGAGCGTGTCGATGTGTCGATGGCTGTCGGTGGGGTGGTCGCGTCGATGCGAACAGGGTTTCAGTGGGTCGTGCGACCTCCCCGTGCCGGATCGAGACGCATCTCGTGCGAGAGGTCGGCGACCGTGACGCGCACCCACGGCTCTGCGGCGTCTGATGCGCGCACGGCAGACCGCGGCAGGTCGAGGTGCAGCCGGCGCTCGCCGCCCGCGGGCACCTGCGCGCGCATGACCCTGACGAGCTCTTGCCGACGCGGAAGCACGATGCCTCCCCATCGGCGCACGAAGACGGGGAGCACCGCCGTCACGGGTGAGTCGTGCGGGTTCGTCACGGTGACAGAGACGGTGAGACCGCCGTCGTGCTCGTCGATCGACAGGGCGGATGCCTGGGGTTCGACGTAGCCGGTGCCCGCCGCGAACGGGAAGAGGACGGGGTTGGGCTCGTCGCGGTACACGGCCGAGGCATCGTGACGGTCGTTGTGGTGCACCGGCACGACACCGCTCGATCGCGGCGCGGTGAAGGGAAGGCGACCGGTGGGCGAGCGGTGCCCGAGCAGCACGTCGGCCACGGCCTCGCCCCCGTGCGGGCCCGGGAAGCCGGCCCAGACGATCGCGGCGCCGGCATCGACGAGCGGTGTGAGCACGTGCGGGCGTCCCGCCACCACGACCGCTGCGAGGGGGGCAGAGGTCGCCGCCGCCACCCGACTGACCAGCACGCGCTGCTCGGGCGGCAGGTCGAGGTCTGCCAGGTCAACGCCCTCGCCGCTCGTGGCGGCTGCCACCGAGTTCAGTGCGCCGTTGTCGGCGAAGCCATCGTCGTACGAGCGGTGGCTGGTGCCACCGACCACCAGCACCACGGCGTCCGCGTCGGCGGCCCACGACTCGGCCTCGCCGACGTCGTTCGTCACACGCACCCGTGCATCGGGCAGCGCTCGCCGCAGGGCGCCCGCGATGCTCGGAGCGCTGTCGCGCAGCGGCGCGACGTAGTCGCCGAGCAGCGCGGTGTGGTCGTCTGCGAACGGACCGACGACGAGCACGTCGCCGATCGCCTCTGCGGCCCAGGGCAGCGATGCCCTCTCGAGCAGCACGAGCGAGGCATCGGCCACGCGGCGCGAGAGCTGCTCGCCGAGCACGATCGATTCGCGCAGGTCGGCGGCGGGCTCGATCGCCGCCGGTTCGAGCAGCCCGAACCGGTCTTTCAGTTCGAGCACGCGACGGCACGCGGTATCGACCGCCGCGCGCACCTCTGCGTTGTCCGCGAAGCGGTCGAGGGTGCTGAAACCCTCGTCCCACAGCGAGAGGTCGACGCCCGAGAGCAGCGCCAGGCGACCGGCCGCGGGGAGGCCGCCGGTCAGCGCCTCGAGCCGATCGACGGCGAGCCCGTCGGCCATGACGATGCCGTCGAAGCCGTAGTCGTCACGCAGCAGATCGCGCAGCAGCGCCGGATTGGCGCAGCACGGGATGCCGTCGATGTCGTTGTATGCGGCCATGAACCCGAGCGCACCGGCATCGACGCCGGCTTGCACCATGGGCAGGTGCAGATCGGCGAGATCGCGCTCGCCGATCACCGACGACTGGCCGTTGCGCCCGCCCATCGACTCGCCCTGCGCCGCGAGGTGCTTGAGCACCACGGCGACGCCCGCACCGCCGATCGTCGAACGGCCGGTGCCCTGCATCCCGTCGACGACCGCCGTGGTCATGAGCGAGGCGAGCAGCGGGTCCTCGCCGAAGCACTCCTCGCTGCGGCCCCAGCGCGGGTCGCGCAGCAGGTCGAGAGTCGAGACGAGCGCCAGATGCACTCCGCTCGCGGCGAGCTGTGCGGCGACCGCGGCCGAGGCCTCGCGGATGAGTTCGGGATCGAACGTCGCGGCCGAGGCGAGCGGCACGGGCATGATCGTGCCGCCGAGCGCCTGGTGGCCATGCGGGGCCTCTTCGCTCAGCAGCACGCCGAGCCCGCCTGCCCGTCGCACCTCGTCCTGCACGAGGGCGGCCACCTCGGCGCGCTCCTCGGGCAGGATGCCGTTCTGCCAGCGGCGGCCCGACCAGGCATCCGCCCGGAAGAGCCCGTACAGCGCGCCCAGCCCGCCCCAGCGATCGATCTCGCGGCGTCCCTCGTCGGTGATCCGGAATCCGCTCGCGGTGCGCTCGACCGCACGCCAGCCGAGCAGCCGCTGGTTGAGCTGCCCCACCCGCTGCGTGAAGTCGAGGCGCGACAGCGCCTGCTCGACGCGTGCCGAGGTGTCGAGTGACGTCATCCCTTGAGCCCTCCGGCTTCGAGACCCTTGAAGAAGTAGCGCTGCAGCGCCGCGAAGAACACGATGATCGGCAGCAGCGCGATGATCGTGCCGGCGGCGATGAGCTGCGGGTCGTCGGTGAACGTGCCGCGCAGCCTGTTGAGGCCCACGGTCAGGGTGAAGTTCGATTCGTCGGACAGCACGATCAGCGGCCAGAGGAAGTCGTTCCACGAGCCGACGAACGCGAAGATCGCGACCACCGTGATGACGCCCTTCACCTGTGGCACGGCGATGTGGAAGAAGCGCTGCCAGGCGTTGGCGCCGTCGACGAGAGCCGCCTGATCGAGCTCTTCGGGCAGGCTCATGAAGGCGTTGCGCATGAGCAGCACGTTCAGCGCCGACACGACCGTCGGCAGCACGACGCCGATCAGCGAGTTGGTGAGACCCATGCCGCGGATCACGAGGAACTGTGAGATGAGCACCGTCTCGATCGGGATCAGCAGCGCGGCGATGATGAGTCCGAGCGCGACGCCGCGACCGCGGAATCGCAGACGGGCCAGGGCATAGCCGGCCAGCGTGGCACCGACGACGTTGCCGACGATGGCCATCACCGCCACGATCGCCGAGTTGGCCACGTAGTGCAGCACGGGCACGCGGTTGAGCACGTCGGTGTAGTTGTCGAGCGTCGGGTCAGAGGGCAGCAGCTGCGGCGGGCGGGCGTAGAGGTCGTCGCCCTCGCCCTTGAACGACAGCGACAGCTGCCACACCAGAGGTCCGGCGAGCACGATCACCATGAGCGTCAGAGCCAGATAGCGCGAGACGGATGCCGAGAGGCCGCGCTTCTTGCGGCGACGCGATGACGGGGCGCGCGGCGGCAGCTGAGGAGGGCTGGGCGGCGCGGACGCGCCGGTGCGGCGTCCGGCGAAGAGGAGGTCGCTCATCGGTTGGCCTGCTTCTGCTGGAAGACGAGTTGGAGCAGCAGCAGCGCGCCCAGCACCACGAACATCACGAGGCTGATGGCGGCGGCGTATCCGGTCTGCGCCTGCAGGCCGGTGCCCTCGCGCTGGATCAGCATGGTCATGGTGAGGGCCGAGCCGCCGACACCGCCGGTGCCGCCGGTGAGCACGTAGACCTCACCGAACACGCGGAAGGCGGCGACCGACGACAGGATGCCGATCAGGCCCATCGTGTTGCGGACTCCGGGCATCGTGACGCTGAAGAACGTGCGGATGCGGCCGGCGCCGTCCATCGCGGCGGCGTCGTAGAGCGAGGGGTCGATGTTCGCGAGCGCGGCCAGGTAGATGACCATGTAGTAGCCCATGCCCATCCAGATGGTCACGAACATGGCCGAGAAGATCAGCAGCCAGCGGTCGGTGAGGAAGGGGATCGGTTCGGAGATCACCGAGAGCGTCGCGAAGAGCTCGTTGACGAGGCCCTGGCGGTCGAGGAGGTTCGTCCAGATGAGGCCGACGATGACCGGCGACATGATG
This window contains:
- a CDS encoding sugar ABC transporter permease, yielding MTSAIDAPNRREAPASRRPGRRAGTRRSRALDTHRWGPTPWLFLAPALLVIICFIVGPFVSTVQLAFTDSLLLRPGKFIGIENFVRLFGDPRFGTALLNSTLYMIVVVPFMVVLPLVLATLVAGAGRFLGFFRTAAYLPVIMSPVIVGLIWTNLLDRQGLVNELFATLSVISEPIPFLTDRWLLIFSAMFVTIWMGMGYYMVIYLAALANIDPSLYDAAAMDGAGRIRTFFSVTMPGVRNTMGLIGILSSVAAFRVFGEVYVLTGGTGGVGGSALTMTMLIQREGTGLQAQTGYAAAISLVMFVVLGALLLLQLVFQQKQANR
- a CDS encoding MFS transporter; translated protein: MAVTAPPGKTISGRTALRGAVGFLVVMELGSGMLQGWYPVLLAAIGEEFGVGAAQLNWVSAAYMLATVVCVPILAKLGDRYGHKKLLLISTALVALGSIVVAIAPSYELFLVGRALQAPLAAFLPLEFAIVRDRDEKSAGRSIGKLVGALTFGAALGALGSGLLFGAIGDLRIVLWMPAIFLLICVPVVAFLVPETTVRAAGKTDWLGASLLGIGLLAALGGISNASAWGWTNPITWVAILGGVALLVVWVMVEKRVAHPLIDIALLAKGGIGLPIIIAFLFGAQLFGGQTASSVYVLSDPDAVGFGLGFTAATVGVISLAAALSAFLASIVGDRVAGRIGAKGAIVLGGVLVGGSYLAFLAAPTVVAVFVGAMVVAGLGNGLLISVLPTIVVRRAPADSVGIASALYNTSRTAAGAVAGAVFALVMGSFLMTVGTGDTAVTTTSFDGYVAVWSICVAIGAAIAVLALFLRVPRPVVEEPIPVPAVTTADPVLEGETA
- a CDS encoding glycoside hydrolase family 3 N-terminal domain-containing protein; the encoded protein is MTSLDTSARVEQALSRLDFTQRVGQLNQRLLGWRAVERTASGFRITDEGRREIDRWGGLGALYGLFRADAWSGRRWQNGILPEERAEVAALVQDEVRRAGGLGVLLSEEAPHGHQALGGTIMPVPLASAATFDPELIREASAAVAAQLAASGVHLALVSTLDLLRDPRWGRSEECFGEDPLLASLMTTAVVDGMQGTGRSTIGGAGVAVVLKHLAAQGESMGGRNGQSSVIGERDLADLHLPMVQAGVDAGALGFMAAYNDIDGIPCCANPALLRDLLRDDYGFDGIVMADGLAVDRLEALTGGLPAAGRLALLSGVDLSLWDEGFSTLDRFADNAEVRAAVDTACRRVLELKDRFGLLEPAAIEPAADLRESIVLGEQLSRRVADASLVLLERASLPWAAEAIGDVLVVGPFADDHTALLGDYVAPLRDSAPSIAGALRRALPDARVRVTNDVGEAESWAADADAVVLVVGGTSHRSYDDGFADNGALNSVAAATSGEGVDLADLDLPPEQRVLVSRVAAATSAPLAAVVVAGRPHVLTPLVDAGAAIVWAGFPGPHGGEAVADVLLGHRSPTGRLPFTAPRSSGVVPVHHNDRHDASAVYRDEPNPVLFPFAAGTGYVEPQASALSIDEHDGGLTVSVTVTNPHDSPVTAVLPVFVRRWGGIVLPRRQELVRVMRAQVPAGGERRLHLDLPRSAVRASDAAEPWVRVTVADLSHEMRLDPARGGRTTH
- a CDS encoding M20 family metallopeptidase, with product MTLADPSTRTLLDLAEAKQRSADAVHAWEQRLVEISHEIHADPEIAFEEVRAANLVAAALRDAGFTATVGAFGVETAIDATFGDGEFVVAICAEYDALPGIGHACGHNVIAAAGLGAAIALAAIADDAGLTVKLLGTPAEEHGGGKVLMLEGGAWEDATVSLMVHGAPGIDIRCENFATQAVDRFQITYTGRPAHAAAAPDKGVNALDAATVALTAIGLLRQQLPGTVRTAAVITQGGEVTNIIPARAVLQAEVRSFDLDELRDAKRRVMACFEAGALATGCSWEQVRTEPRYDPLLQEPLLADAWNDALTELGREPIAFSGAAGGSTDMGNVSQVVPSIHPGIAIIGSTSAPHTEGFAADAATPAADRAVVDAAIGLAWAAATAALTPESRSDLLARQAARPVGATTHPQGEE
- a CDS encoding Lrp/AsnC family transcriptional regulator, with the translated sequence MPEIALDDLDQRLIHAVQVSPRASWSALAPIVGADAGTLSRRWARLVAEGIVYVTGYGAGAPATLVLIEIECSPGETLSVAETIGADAEAFTIDLTAGGRDIFLTLAVPDAEALAVWTLERIRGVAGVRAMRTHLVSETVRDARGWRLRALSAAEVTQVEALERRAPAGAVRMSAEQRAAIAAELAYDGRVGVTDLATRLGMAPRRVRDAIAEMRESGRLAIRVDVARRYTPWPIYAWYFLRVPAAMAARIGVQLGRIEEVRLVANTVGEYNVIMAVWLRTLQDVGRMEAIIEERLPGVSIADRSVVLRTTKHLGHLLHPDGRASGEVVPLLI
- a CDS encoding carbohydrate ABC transporter permease — encoded protein: MSDLLFAGRRTGASAPPSPPQLPPRAPSSRRRKKRGLSASVSRYLALTLMVIVLAGPLVWQLSLSFKGEGDDLYARPPQLLPSDPTLDNYTDVLNRVPVLHYVANSAIVAVMAIVGNVVGATLAGYALARLRFRGRGVALGLIIAALLIPIETVLISQFLVIRGMGLTNSLIGVVLPTVVSALNVLLMRNAFMSLPEELDQAALVDGANAWQRFFHIAVPQVKGVITVVAIFAFVGSWNDFLWPLIVLSDESNFTLTVGLNRLRGTFTDDPQLIAAGTIIALLPIIVFFAALQRYFFKGLEAGGLKG
- a CDS encoding L-serine ammonia-lyase is translated as MTTLTSETGARSSVYVSAFDLFSIGIGPSSSHTVGPMRAGLDFAGRVLAQHPNGPRRVEVVLYGSLAATGLGHGTPDAVVAGLAGLDPETCDPASVRGAWSGHPAGSPLLFGGVVPVVFDSSDVVLDPFTRQPGHPNTLVIRAFGLGGASIAEETYLSVGGGFIQRVGEVVESLVAADGMPSFRTAAELLSLCGDGRSIADVARAGEVALRSDDAIDAGLDAIWNAMRECVEAGLDAEGVLPGGLRVPRRARSMRGSILRAEEAGRPVTSDWLQAFALAVNEENAGGGRVVTAPTNGAAGILPAVLMYYSRFEPGADAEGVRAFLLTAAAIGSLIKANASISGAEGGCQAEVGSACAMAAAGLCAVLGGTPQQVENAAEIAMEHHLGLTCDPIAGLVQIPCIERNAVAASTAVTAARLALHGDGSHVVSLDAVIETMRQTGADMSDKYKETSRGGLAVNVVEC